GGTACATCAAGCACAGCCTTGAGAAATTTCTCAGCATGGCCAAGTTTTGTTGGTGAGTCATCTTTATATTCCTTTAGTTTACGCTCTTCTTCTTTGGTAGGTGCCATCTTCAATAAACTTTCCAGAAGTTCAGTTCCAAGCGTCTCAGTGTTGCCTGCACAAAGTGGCAATTATTTAGTTGCACAGTCCATTTCAAGGATAAACTTAGAGCATAAGTTCACTGCCAATTATAGATCCATTTATGTAGAAGGGCCTTTTTTAAAGGACCACATAtcttaattagaaaataaaactagaGAGAACGAAAAACCttctaaaatttcataaaatttaagatgtCAAAGTAGGAAGATGTATCAGTCTTTGACAATGCCATGCTACCAACAATGTACTTACCTTAATCACTTGCTACATGTAAGCTATTGTTGAcagataataataacattaaagTTGGAAAAAGTTTAACTGAATTATAACTTTGAAGTAGGATAAGATTCAACTGAAATTGATGGAAATGCCATATGTACTCAACATAAAAGCTACCCTCAATAACTGATATATCATTAGGTCAGTATATTAACTGCAAGCTACCATCATAAGCCCTAACTGAATACAGGAAAACTAGCTCATTATAGAGTACTTCCTGGGGCCAGAAGCAAACAAAAGGATATCCAATAATGAAAGTTGCAAACAAAGGCAAAAGAGACCCAGATAgtaaaatattagttttccCAATATGTTCGAGCTACAGCATGGAATGATAATTTCAGGCATACATATGAGAAGTGACAAAAAGTTTTACATTTATAGAAACAGACTTATGGCACTAATATATGTAAGCACCTAAAGTATGACTGCCAACAGTAAATAAACAGTTACCTTCCAAAAGGGCTTCACAAACTTCCTCAATTGTCACATTGAGTGCCCTAAGCAAAATTGCTATATTCTGTGCCTTTTTGGGATCAAGTACCCTATTATCTTGGTTTAGTGATGGAACAACTGAACGTGGAGTTGTCTGGTTTGGCTTTTGATATGGAGTGTTTACAACAAACAAACTTTCCATCATCTCCTCATTCAATCTGCAAAAAAACCCATTTTATAGATCTAAATAGGAGATGCAGAGTATagtcaaagaaagaaatcaacagttatcatattaaatataggCAAGGTAAGTAGTGAGCGATAAAggatttagtatgagaaaggATGTGTATCTTACTTAAAAGAGCTTGACCTGAGCTGATCCCAAACCATTTCACGATCAGAACTTGCTCTAACTTTATCCCAATGCAAAGGCTTTAATTTTGGCTTACTAGGAGTCTCCTCAAAGTCCTCAGTTGGTTTCGAACTTGGTGGCAATTCAATTGGAGATATCATTGATGATGTACCTTGTAATACAAAAGGCCTTGATGGTGGTATAAGTACTGGTGGCCTGGAAATCGATTGCCCTGTGGGTGTTGATGCAACTGGAGATTCCCAATGTCTTTGCTGTGCTGGTGGGGCGGGTGGTGAGTATCTTTGTTGCTGCAGAGGAGGCGGTGGTGGAGGAggaggtggtggtggaggAGGAGTGACAGAAATAGGCTGCTCTAACACACTGCTAATTTTTGCATTTAGACCAGAAGAAATCCTTGGTGATTCATCTGGACTAGCCTTTTCCAAACGTCTATCTGGTGATGAAGAAGCTGAAGACACTAAAGAAGACTTCTTACTTTGATCAGAAACATTTGAAATTCCGGGATAAACAAGTGGGTTATTGTCCAAAACTCTTCCTGGTGAAGGAGAAGCTGAAGACACATTTGAAATCCTGGGATAAAAAAGTGGGTTATTATCCAGAACTCTTCCTGGTGAAGGAGACGCTGAAGACACATTTGAAATTCTGGGATAGACAAGTGAGTTATTGTCCAAAACTCTTCCTGGTGAGGGAGAAGCAGAAgacaagaaagaagaagaaacattTCGATCCAAATCATTTGATATTCTTGGAGATGGGATCTTTTCAGAAATTCTATCTGGCGATGTAGTAGCAGAAGAGAGATAAGGAGACCTGACATCTCGACCCAAAGCATTTGATATTCTAGGAGAAGAAGCAATTGATGTGTCAGGTGATGTAGAAGCAGAGGATAACACAGGGGACTTCGTATTCAATATCTTTGCTGGGGACAATGATGGAGACCGTGCATTTCGGTCCAAATCATTCAATATTCTTGGAGATGCATGTGCGCTATTCTCCAAACTTCTTTTGGGCGACGAAGAAGCTGAAGATAGTGAAGGTGACTGAACATTTCGCTCTAAATTAAATGTTATTCCATCTTGAGAGGAAGCAGATAAAGTAGATGGAGATTTTCGCTCATTTTGCAGAGGCATCAGTGGTGGTGATGCTGGTAGAGGTGAAGCAGCAGTAGCCTGAACGGCATTAGATTGTGGGGATTTTGGTCGTGGACTTAAACTTACTGGTGGAGATATACTTAGTGACTGAGAACGAGCTGGAGAACCTGAACTAGAACATGTATAAGAGCTTGAATCACTGCTCCTTGCATCAAAATCATCACCACCCACGGGAGCAAACACTCTTCTAGACCCCGATCCTGCACCACTTGAGCTTTCTCTACCTCCTAATGATCCTCTCGGAGAGTAAAATTCCTCATCCTCATCACCAGAACAACTCACTTCTCCATTTCCATAATTCTGCCTGGAACTCTGCTGCCTGTTAAGCGGTGGTAATGGGAGTAGCTCAGGCGAATCCATCTTCCGAGGATCCGGCCCAACATTACCATTCTCATGAGCTTCACTGATACTGTGGGAATTAACTAAAGTGCCCAGATAAAGAAACTCAGAGCTAGTGGAACTAGTTCTTGTTCTTAGCTTGCGACTAGCACTGATTTTTGCATCAGCATTTGTTTGATATAATCTATTACTGTTATCCGATCTATAAGCCTTGTCATCGGAAAATCCACTGTGGTGGTGTTGCCTACGGCGGGCGTAGTAAAAGATTATGAAACCCAAAACAGCAATAGCAGAAATAACAGCGGAGATAGCAACAGCGAGGAGTTTTTGG
The sequence above is drawn from the Ricinus communis isolate WT05 ecotype wild-type chromosome 7, ASM1957865v1, whole genome shotgun sequence genome and encodes:
- the LOC8262337 gene encoding formin-like protein 1, with amino-acid sequence MPSSFLLITFLILSFPPNLLSSTPNRRILHQPFFPLDNIPPSEPPSPPPPPPPAPSTPPTKIPFSTTTPNQSPFFPSYPSPPPPPSPATFASFPANISSLILPQSPSPKPKSQKLLAVAISAVISAIAVLGFIIFYYARRRQHHHSGFSDDKAYRSDNSNRLYQTNADAKISASRKLRTRTSSTSSEFLYLGTLVNSHSISEAHENGNVGPDPRKMDSPELLPLPPLNRQQSSRQNYGNGEVSCSGDEDEEFYSPRGSLGGRESSSGAGSGSRRVFAPVGGDDFDARSSDSSSYTCSSSGSPARSQSLSISPPVSLSPRPKSPQSNAVQATAASPLPASPPLMPLQNERKSPSTLSASSQDGITFNLERNVQSPSLSSASSSPKRSLENSAHASPRILNDLDRNARSPSLSPAKILNTKSPVLSSASTSPDTSIASSPRISNALGRDVRSPYLSSATTSPDRISEKIPSPRISNDLDRNVSSSFLSSASPSPGRVLDNNSLVYPRISNVSSASPSPGRVLDNNPLFYPRISNVSSASPSPGRVLDNNPLVYPGISNVSDQSKKSSLVSSASSSPDRRLEKASPDESPRISSGLNAKISSVLEQPISVTPPPPPPPPPPPPPLQQQRYSPPAPPAQQRHWESPVASTPTGQSISRPPVLIPPSRPFVLQGTSSMISPIELPPSSKPTEDFEETPSKPKLKPLHWDKVRASSDREMVWDQLRSSSFKLNEEMMESLFVVNTPYQKPNQTTPRSVVPSLNQDNRVLDPKKAQNIAILLRALNVTIEEVCEALLEGNTETLGTELLESLLKMAPTKEEERKLKEYKDDSPTKLGHAEKFLKAVLDVPFAFKRVDAMLYITNFESEVEYLKRSFETLEAACEELRNSRMFLKLLEAVLKTGNRMNVGTNRGDAHAFKLDTLLKLVDVKGADGKTTLLHFVVQEIIRTEGARLSGLNQTPNSTSSEDAKCRKLGLQVVSGLSSELTNVKKAAAMDSDVLSSDVSKLSKGIENINEVVRLNETMGLDESSQKFSEAMERFMKMAEEEIIRIQAHESVALSLVKEITEYFHGNSAKEEAHPFRIFMVVRDFLGVLDRVCKEVGMINERTIVSSAHKFPIPVNPMLAQAVVGHDAKKQYSSSDDESGSG